In Perca flavescens isolate YP-PL-M2 chromosome 7, PFLA_1.0, whole genome shotgun sequence, the following proteins share a genomic window:
- the nemp1 gene encoding nuclear envelope integral membrane protein 1 isoform X2, which produces MPTAVKPQRRRRRRRKGRAKDKRREGNGAIIMAGCMKMINNYTSISATLMVFTVLLIGLPHTSGYQDTGNKPPVTDLKDGEEYVMSGSNRFCYKNSVVPTWRQTWTRIQVKVWSSNVFKVETVEGEKELQELERFSVWSWFQSLLRERHNETTININLFSKKTCFKIDPADETKFTVHPLRKFDIYLFLVFLAGALLFVFAGSLSRSQAFFYSAGMSTGMIASLIILFFILARLLPKKSPFYVLIVGGWSFSVYAIQFVCRNLGVILREHWNVALGYVAVVGFITFAVCYRYGPLVDEKSINILSWTLQLFGLLLIYFGIQIQQVAFSIIVAAVFSKHLEYPVSLTVAAWRKIRRYIHWKPEPRRLLTEEEFQKQGEEETLRALEELRKHCNSPEFRPWKTVSRLQSPKSD; this is translated from the exons ATGCCAACTGCCGTAAAAccccaaagaagaagaagaagaaggcggAAGGGGCGGGCAAAAGataagaggagggagggaaatgGTGCTATCATCATGGCGGGATGCATGAAAATGATAAACAATTACACCTCTATAAGTGCTACATTAATGGTTTTCACGGTGCTGCTTATAGGTTTACCTCACACCTCAGGATACCAGGATACGG GTAACAAACCTCCAGTAACTGATCTCAAGGATGGAGAGGAGTATGTCATGTCAGGGTCCAACAGGTTTTGTTACAAAAACTCTGTGGTGCCAACTTGGAGGCAAACATGGACAAGAATTCAG GTCAAAGTGTGGAGTTCAAACGTGTTTAAGGTGGAAACTGTGGAGGGGGAGAAGGAGTTGCAGGAGCTGGAACGATTCAGTGTCTGGAGCTGGTTTCAGAGCTTGTTACGTGAGCGGCACAATGAGACCACTATTAACATCAATCTGTTCAGCAAGAAGACGTGCTTCAAGATCGATCCTGCTGACGAAACAAAGTTCACTGTCCACCCCCTTCGTA AGTTTGATATCTATCTGTTTTTGGTATTCCTCGCCGGAGCATTGTTGTTCGTCTTTGCAGGATCACTCAGCAG GAGTCAAGCTTTCTTCTACTCTGCTGGTATGAGCACAGGCATGATTGCCTCTCTCATCatcctcttttttattttggcacGCTTATTGCCAAAG AAAAGCCCTTTTTATGTCTTGATTGTTGGCGGCTGGTCGTTTTCTGTGTACGCCATCCAATTTGTCTGCAGGAACCTCGGCGTAATTCTGCGAGAACACTGGAACGTCGCATTAG GTTATGTAGCAGTGGTGGGATTCATCACTTTTGCTGTGTGTTACCGTTACGGTCCTCTGGTGGATGAGAAAAGCATTAACATCTTGTCGTGGACGCTGCAGCTATTTGGTCTGCTCCTGATTTATTTCGGGATTCAAATCCAGCAAGTTGCCTTCTCCATCATCGTGGCAGCTGTGTTCTCCAAACATCTGGAGTACCCAGTCTCTCTGACAGTTGCTGCATGGAG GAAAATCAGAAGGTACATTCACTGGAAGCCGGAGCCACGTCGCCTGTTGACTGAGGAGGAGTTTCAGAagcagggagaggaagagacttTGCGTGCTCTGGAGGAGCTGAGGAAGCACTGCAACAGCCCAGAGTTCAGGCCATGGAAGACTGTGTCCAGGCTTCAGTCCCCGAAAAG tgaTTGA
- the nemp1 gene encoding nuclear envelope integral membrane protein 1 isoform X1 — translation MPTAVKPQRRRRRRRKGRAKDKRREGNGAIIMAGCMKMINNYTSISATLMVFTVLLIGLPHTSGYQDTGNKPPVTDLKDGEEYVMSGSNRFCYKNSVVPTWRQTWTRIQVKVWSSNVFKVETVEGEKELQELERFSVWSWFQSLLRERHNETTININLFSKKTCFKIDPADETKFTVHPLRKFDIYLFLVFLAGALLFVFAGSLSRSQAFFYSAGMSTGMIASLIILFFILARLLPKKSPFYVLIVGGWSFSVYAIQFVCRNLGVILREHWNVALGYVAVVGFITFAVCYRYGPLVDEKSINILSWTLQLFGLLLIYFGIQIQQVAFSIIVAAVFSKHLEYPVSLTVAAWRKIRRYIHWKPEPRRLLTEEEFQKQGEEETLRALEELRKHCNSPEFRPWKTVSRLQSPKRFADFIEGSPHLMSNEVSVHAQEYGFGGSFFEDDFFDTDDEEDDIKPMMRPE, via the exons ATGCCAACTGCCGTAAAAccccaaagaagaagaagaagaaggcggAAGGGGCGGGCAAAAGataagaggagggagggaaatgGTGCTATCATCATGGCGGGATGCATGAAAATGATAAACAATTACACCTCTATAAGTGCTACATTAATGGTTTTCACGGTGCTGCTTATAGGTTTACCTCACACCTCAGGATACCAGGATACGG GTAACAAACCTCCAGTAACTGATCTCAAGGATGGAGAGGAGTATGTCATGTCAGGGTCCAACAGGTTTTGTTACAAAAACTCTGTGGTGCCAACTTGGAGGCAAACATGGACAAGAATTCAG GTCAAAGTGTGGAGTTCAAACGTGTTTAAGGTGGAAACTGTGGAGGGGGAGAAGGAGTTGCAGGAGCTGGAACGATTCAGTGTCTGGAGCTGGTTTCAGAGCTTGTTACGTGAGCGGCACAATGAGACCACTATTAACATCAATCTGTTCAGCAAGAAGACGTGCTTCAAGATCGATCCTGCTGACGAAACAAAGTTCACTGTCCACCCCCTTCGTA AGTTTGATATCTATCTGTTTTTGGTATTCCTCGCCGGAGCATTGTTGTTCGTCTTTGCAGGATCACTCAGCAG GAGTCAAGCTTTCTTCTACTCTGCTGGTATGAGCACAGGCATGATTGCCTCTCTCATCatcctcttttttattttggcacGCTTATTGCCAAAG AAAAGCCCTTTTTATGTCTTGATTGTTGGCGGCTGGTCGTTTTCTGTGTACGCCATCCAATTTGTCTGCAGGAACCTCGGCGTAATTCTGCGAGAACACTGGAACGTCGCATTAG GTTATGTAGCAGTGGTGGGATTCATCACTTTTGCTGTGTGTTACCGTTACGGTCCTCTGGTGGATGAGAAAAGCATTAACATCTTGTCGTGGACGCTGCAGCTATTTGGTCTGCTCCTGATTTATTTCGGGATTCAAATCCAGCAAGTTGCCTTCTCCATCATCGTGGCAGCTGTGTTCTCCAAACATCTGGAGTACCCAGTCTCTCTGACAGTTGCTGCATGGAG GAAAATCAGAAGGTACATTCACTGGAAGCCGGAGCCACGTCGCCTGTTGACTGAGGAGGAGTTTCAGAagcagggagaggaagagacttTGCGTGCTCTGGAGGAGCTGAGGAAGCACTGCAACAGCCCAGAGTTCAGGCCATGGAAGACTGTGTCCAGGCTTCAGTCCCCGAAAAG GTTTGCTGATTTCATTGAAGGGTCTCCTCACTTGATGTCAAATGAGGTGTCTGTCCACGCGCAGGAATACGGCTTCGGGGGATCTTTTTTTGaggatgatttttttgacacagACGACGAGGAAGACGACATTAAGCCTATGATGAGACCTGAGTGA